A genomic region of Mitsuaria sp. 7 contains the following coding sequences:
- a CDS encoding 6,7-dimethyl-8-ribityllumazine synthase, producing the protein MNQTKLQASSHSPSAVPRVAIVSASWHADLVGRCREAAVRGLEAGGPVRVETFEVPGAFEIPLHAMKLARSGQFDAVLACALVVDGGIYRHDFVAQAVIDGLMRVQLDTGVPVFSAVLTPLAFHEHATHHGFFFEHLVTKGTELAGACRATLAALRKLDALTA; encoded by the coding sequence ATGAATCAGACCAAGCTCCAGGCCTCCTCCCACTCTCCCTCCGCCGTTCCGCGCGTGGCCATCGTGTCCGCAAGCTGGCATGCCGACCTGGTCGGCCGATGTCGGGAGGCCGCTGTCCGCGGGCTCGAAGCCGGCGGCCCCGTCCGCGTCGAGACTTTCGAGGTCCCCGGCGCCTTCGAGATCCCGCTCCATGCGATGAAGCTCGCGCGCAGCGGGCAGTTCGATGCGGTGCTCGCCTGCGCGCTCGTCGTCGACGGCGGCATCTACCGCCACGACTTCGTCGCGCAGGCCGTCATCGACGGACTCATGCGGGTGCAGCTCGACACCGGCGTGCCGGTGTTCTCGGCGGTGCTCACGCCGTTGGCTTTCCACGAGCACGCGACGCATCACGGGTTTTTCTTTGAGCACCTCGTGACCAAGGGGACCGAACTCGCCGGCGCCTGCCGCGCGACGCTGGCGGCGTTGCGCAAGCTGGACGCGCTGACCGCTTGA
- a CDS encoding pseudouridine synthase produces MARPVKLALPLRDGVAASALACPPGPWTQVLDFLAERLPLVTRDDWAARMARGDVLDDTGAPLAPDAPYRAQHRLYYWRWLDDEPHVPFEARILHLDDHLLVADKPHFLPVTPKGRYVQQTLLTRLRRETGLVDLSPVHRLDRETAGLTLFSVQPATRDAYQRLFRDRDVDKVYEAIAPWRDDIGARLPFDYESRLEEHPVDFMQMLTVDDEGAVPNARTHLALIERLGADRARYELRPHSGVKHQLRAQLCALGLPIEGDRIYPVLQPVEDTVDFTRPLQLLAREIAFTDPVTGQHRRFVTSRQLTDAVPRS; encoded by the coding sequence ATGGCCCGTCCGGTGAAGCTCGCCCTGCCGCTGCGCGACGGTGTCGCCGCGAGCGCGCTGGCCTGCCCGCCGGGGCCTTGGACACAGGTGCTGGACTTCCTCGCCGAGCGTCTGCCGCTGGTCACGCGCGACGACTGGGCCGCGCGGATGGCTCGTGGCGACGTGCTCGACGACACGGGCGCGCCGCTGGCGCCCGATGCGCCGTATCGCGCGCAACACCGCCTCTACTACTGGCGCTGGCTCGACGACGAGCCGCACGTGCCTTTCGAGGCCCGCATCCTGCACCTCGACGATCACCTGCTCGTCGCCGACAAGCCGCATTTCCTGCCGGTCACGCCGAAGGGCCGCTACGTGCAGCAGACCCTGCTCACGCGCCTGCGTCGGGAGACCGGCCTGGTCGATCTGAGTCCGGTGCATCGGCTCGATCGCGAGACGGCGGGACTGACCTTGTTCTCCGTGCAGCCGGCCACGCGCGACGCGTACCAGCGGCTGTTCCGCGATCGCGATGTCGACAAGGTCTACGAGGCCATCGCGCCGTGGCGCGACGACATCGGCGCCCGGCTGCCGTTCGACTACGAAAGCCGGCTGGAGGAGCACCCCGTCGACTTCATGCAGATGCTCACGGTGGACGATGAGGGCGCCGTGCCGAATGCGCGCACGCATCTCGCGCTGATCGAGCGGCTCGGTGCCGATCGTGCGCGCTACGAGTTGCGTCCCCACAGCGGCGTGAAGCATCAGCTGCGTGCGCAGCTGTGCGCCTTGGGGCTGCCCATCGAGGGCGACCGCATCTATCCGGTGCTGCAACCGGTCGAGGACACGGTGGACTTCACGCGTCCGCTGCAGCTGCTCGCGCGCGAGATTGCATTCACTGATCCCGTGACCGGCCAGCATCGGAGGTTTGTGACCTCACGCCAACTGACCGACGCGGTGCCGCGCTCATAG
- a CDS encoding TIGR02285 family protein: protein MGRGRLTPSRHPLPIGRRLRAAAGGLAVGVHARMAGLIDCVMHSPVPSLVTGLVVALGAITPAAAQPSPPPAPPLLRWMVQDMPPHFAYRDGKPPQRVDDLGLGEVDGFLRLLVERMPQFRHEFIELSLPRFEAQVRQGETLCSVLHVRTPERLQWLYFTTLFPPMMSRQIHVVVRREDLARFEANGQPLQLADLLRRTDLTGLLPRDRSFGSRIDKLLAANPERAPRSIVAGRGAHLLPMLRAKRMDYTLEYPITVDEFNAAHAGPPELAKLPLAEGRSTSVATAGCSRTPEGRRAIEAMDQAVRQLAADPQREAWIKTWRNGAPIDADDLQRLNRFLDERARGPAQVE, encoded by the coding sequence ATGGGTCGAGGGCGACTGACACCCTCTCGTCACCCGCTGCCCATCGGCCGCCGCCTGCGCGCGGCCGCGGGCGGCTTGGCCGTGGGCGTGCACGCCCGCATGGCCGGCCTCATCGACTGCGTCATGCACAGTCCGGTGCCCAGTCTCGTGACCGGCCTCGTGGTCGCGCTCGGTGCCATCACGCCCGCCGCGGCGCAACCCTCGCCGCCGCCGGCCCCGCCGCTGCTGCGCTGGATGGTGCAGGACATGCCGCCGCATTTCGCCTATCGCGACGGCAAGCCGCCGCAGCGCGTCGACGACCTCGGCCTGGGCGAGGTCGACGGCTTCCTGCGCCTGCTCGTCGAGCGCATGCCGCAGTTCCGGCACGAGTTCATCGAACTCAGCCTGCCCCGTTTCGAAGCCCAGGTGCGCCAGGGCGAGACGCTGTGCTCCGTGCTGCACGTGCGCACGCCCGAGCGGCTGCAGTGGCTGTACTTCACCACGCTGTTCCCGCCGATGATGTCGCGCCAGATCCATGTGGTCGTGCGGCGCGAGGACCTGGCGCGCTTCGAGGCCAACGGCCAGCCGCTGCAGCTCGCGGACCTGCTGCGCCGCACCGACCTCACCGGCCTGCTGCCGCGCGACCGCAGCTTCGGCTCACGCATCGACAAGCTGCTCGCCGCGAACCCCGAGCGCGCGCCGCGCTCCATCGTCGCGGGACGCGGTGCCCACCTGCTGCCGATGCTGCGGGCCAAGCGCATGGACTACACGCTCGAGTACCCGATCACGGTGGACGAATTCAACGCCGCGCATGCCGGCCCGCCGGAACTCGCCAAGCTGCCGCTGGCCGAGGGCCGCAGCACATCGGTCGCCACCGCGGGCTGCAGCCGCACGCCGGAGGGCCGTCGCGCCATCGAGGCGATGGATCAGGCCGTGCGGCAGCTCGCCGCCGATCCGCAGCGCGAGGCGTGGATCAAGACCTGGCGCAACGGCGCGCCGATCGATGCCGACGACCTGCAGCGCCTGAACCGTTTCCTCGACGAACGCGCGCGGGGTCCGGCGCAGGTCGAGTAG
- a CDS encoding UDP-N-acetylglucosamine 1-carboxyvinyltransferase codes for MSNLIVHGGSPLKGRIVPSANKNAVLPILCATLLTREPVRLHGVPEITDVKKILEVFRKLGSSVSVDFKSGVLDLHHLDTHFDPAKDHLPEEMRSSIMLVPGLMARFGAARIEDDVKGCTLGAREIDPHVEVFQRFGASVDRADDGLVVKVEGQLRANDHWTDYASVTTTENFVLCAALAHGTSTLMNAASEPHVQEFCQFMQMLGARLEGLGTSRLTIHGVASLGGGEFTFAEDFHEIVTFLALGAITGGDVRVKNSQPEQFPLIDRTFAKFGVQIIHEDGWSRSVVDGKLKVKEPFTRNILQKVEAAPWPYLPVDLLPIFVALGVKAEGSVMFWNKVYDGAMGWTTELSKFGAHAFLSDPHRMVTFGGKTLSPAEVESPYIIRVAIALLMVAASIPGKSVIRNATPVRRAHPQFAENITRLGAKVEWVEGD; via the coding sequence ATGTCCAACCTCATCGTCCACGGCGGCTCGCCCCTGAAGGGCCGCATCGTTCCCTCGGCCAACAAGAACGCCGTCCTGCCCATCCTCTGCGCCACCCTGCTCACGCGCGAGCCGGTCCGGTTGCACGGCGTGCCCGAGATCACCGACGTCAAGAAGATCCTCGAGGTCTTCCGCAAGCTCGGCAGCAGCGTGTCCGTGGACTTCAAGAGCGGCGTGCTGGACCTGCACCACCTGGACACCCATTTCGACCCCGCCAAGGACCACCTGCCCGAGGAGATGCGCTCCTCGATCATGCTGGTGCCCGGCCTGATGGCGCGCTTCGGCGCCGCCCGTATCGAGGACGACGTCAAGGGCTGCACCCTGGGCGCGCGCGAGATCGATCCGCACGTCGAGGTCTTCCAGCGCTTCGGCGCCAGCGTCGACCGCGCCGACGACGGCCTGGTCGTGAAGGTCGAGGGCCAGCTCCGCGCCAACGACCACTGGACCGACTACGCCTCCGTCACCACGACCGAGAACTTCGTCCTCTGCGCCGCGCTGGCCCATGGCACCTCCACGCTGATGAACGCCGCCAGCGAGCCGCACGTGCAGGAGTTCTGCCAGTTCATGCAGATGCTCGGCGCCAGGCTCGAAGGCCTGGGCACCTCGCGGCTCACCATCCACGGCGTCGCGTCGCTGGGCGGCGGCGAATTCACCTTCGCCGAGGACTTCCACGAGATCGTCACCTTCCTGGCGCTGGGCGCGATCACCGGCGGCGACGTCCGGGTCAAGAACTCGCAGCCGGAACAGTTCCCGCTGATCGACCGCACCTTCGCCAAGTTCGGCGTGCAGATCATCCACGAGGACGGCTGGTCCCGCTCCGTCGTCGACGGCAAGCTCAAGGTCAAGGAACCCTTCACCCGCAACATCCTGCAGAAGGTCGAAGCCGCGCCGTGGCCCTACCTGCCGGTCGACCTGCTGCCGATCTTCGTCGCGCTCGGCGTCAAGGCCGAGGGCAGCGTGATGTTCTGGAACAAGGTCTACGACGGCGCGATGGGCTGGACCACCGAGCTGTCCAAGTTCGGCGCGCACGCCTTCCTGTCCGATCCGCACCGCATGGTGACCTTCGGCGGCAAGACGCTGAGCCCCGCCGAGGTCGAGAGCCCCTACATCATCCGCGTCGCGATCGCCCTGCTGATGGTCGCGGCCAGCATCCCCGGCAAGTCCGTGATCCGCAACGCGACGCCCGTCCGCCGCGCCCATCCGCAGTTCGCCGAGAACATCACCCGCCTCGGCGCCAAGGTGGAATGGGTCGAGGGCGACTGA
- a CDS encoding RDD family protein: MIPPVDPSASAPVASVPEAPVPSPSPTPAASPVRRLLAKRRAAAGAPEDPRDWITPEDLNVAPALLGLPLASPWQRAKAMAVDVALVTMLSNFGNTPLLAGCCWVAWRWYKQQRASRGEVRKESGWLGWAPALCLVAFGLYTSTMEHIDEPTKQARREAVAAAAVDKSDKADRHDEESDATDVREDTRDLVKHAVATAMAAASAASGTASGQLEQEVIRQVEKDGELQRKADRVRIKALQDEVRTLKDEAKRSPLEKLRHWWEVVGLNLVWAFAYFVAFPLIWPGQTPGKKLMGLRIVELTGKPLKPMLCVRRYGGYAAGATTGGMGFLQILWDANRQGLHDKAAHTAVIDTRNPRRLRLTEDRTG; the protein is encoded by the coding sequence ATGATCCCGCCTGTCGATCCGTCCGCTTCCGCGCCCGTCGCCTCGGTGCCGGAAGCGCCCGTGCCTTCGCCTTCACCCACGCCGGCGGCGTCGCCCGTTCGCAGGCTGCTCGCGAAGCGGCGGGCCGCGGCCGGGGCGCCCGAGGATCCGCGCGACTGGATCACCCCCGAGGACCTCAACGTCGCCCCCGCCCTGCTGGGTCTGCCGCTGGCCTCGCCCTGGCAGCGCGCGAAGGCGATGGCCGTCGACGTGGCGCTGGTGACGATGCTCTCGAACTTCGGCAACACGCCGCTGCTCGCCGGCTGCTGCTGGGTCGCGTGGCGCTGGTACAAGCAGCAGCGCGCCTCGCGCGGGGAAGTCCGCAAGGAATCCGGCTGGCTGGGCTGGGCGCCGGCGCTGTGCCTGGTCGCGTTCGGGCTCTACACGAGCACGATGGAACACATCGACGAACCGACGAAGCAGGCCCGTCGCGAGGCGGTGGCCGCAGCGGCCGTGGACAAGTCTGACAAGGCCGACCGCCACGACGAAGAATCTGACGCCACCGACGTCCGCGAGGACACCCGGGACCTCGTGAAGCACGCGGTCGCGACCGCCATGGCCGCGGCGTCGGCCGCCTCCGGAACGGCCTCCGGCCAGCTGGAACAGGAAGTGATCCGTCAGGTCGAGAAGGACGGCGAACTCCAGCGCAAGGCCGACCGCGTCCGCATCAAGGCGCTGCAGGACGAGGTCCGCACCCTCAAGGACGAGGCCAAGCGCTCGCCGCTCGAGAAGCTCCGCCACTGGTGGGAAGTGGTGGGCCTGAACCTCGTCTGGGCCTTCGCGTACTTCGTGGCCTTCCCGCTGATCTGGCCGGGCCAGACGCCGGGCAAGAAGCTGATGGGCCTGCGCATCGTCGAGCTCACCGGCAAGCCCCTCAAGCCGATGCTCTGCGTGCGCCGCTACGGCGGCTACGCGGCCGGCGCGACGACCGGCGGCATGGGCTTCCTGCAGATCCTGTGGGACGCCAATCGCCAGGGCCTGCACGACAAGGCGGCGCACACCGCCGTCATCGACACGCGCAATCCGCGCCGCCTGCGGCTGACCGAAGACCGGACGGGCTGA
- a CDS encoding rhodanese-like domain-containing protein codes for MSSSEHEHSSFYKFVRLDETSALAQRLRDVNEALGRAIGGNLLLAPEGITGAIGGLPSALDAYEAALRAEPPFADLHFKRSFCATRPFTLLKVHEKPELVAFGLDGVTGLADTRDTHVSPREWRELIKREDVVLLDNRNHFEFELGHFDGAIDPGVRHFRDFPAYIDAHADAWQREGKTVAMYCTGGIRCEKLSGWMTERGLTVRQLDGGILNYFEQMPDADADWRGECFVFDKRIAIDTHRRETATTAEEVYGDDPAEAWRLARAKRLDPKG; via the coding sequence ATGTCTTCCTCCGAGCACGAGCACAGCTCGTTCTACAAGTTCGTCCGGCTGGACGAGACTTCGGCGCTCGCGCAGCGGCTGCGCGACGTCAACGAAGCGCTGGGGCGCGCCATCGGCGGCAATCTCCTCCTGGCCCCGGAAGGCATCACCGGCGCGATCGGCGGACTGCCGTCGGCGCTCGATGCCTACGAGGCCGCGCTGCGCGCCGAGCCGCCGTTCGCCGACCTGCACTTCAAGCGCAGCTTCTGCGCGACGCGCCCGTTCACGCTGCTGAAGGTGCATGAGAAGCCGGAGCTCGTCGCCTTCGGGCTGGACGGCGTGACCGGTCTGGCCGACACGCGGGACACGCATGTCTCGCCGCGCGAGTGGCGTGAGCTGATCAAGCGCGAGGACGTCGTCCTGCTCGACAACCGCAACCACTTCGAATTCGAGCTCGGCCACTTCGACGGCGCGATCGATCCCGGCGTGCGGCACTTCCGCGACTTCCCGGCCTACATCGACGCCCACGCCGACGCCTGGCAGCGCGAGGGCAAGACCGTCGCGATGTACTGCACCGGTGGCATCCGCTGCGAGAAGCTCTCCGGCTGGATGACGGAGCGCGGACTGACCGTACGGCAGCTGGACGGCGGCATCCTCAACTACTTCGAGCAGATGCCCGATGCCGACGCGGACTGGCGCGGCGAGTGCTTCGTCTTCGACAAGCGGATCGCGATCGACACGCACCGGCGCGAGACCGCGACGACAGCGGAAGAGGTCTACGGCGACGATCCCGCCGAGGCCTGGCGCCTCGCCCGGGCGAAGCGGCTCGATCCGAAGGGCTGA
- the asd gene encoding archaetidylserine decarboxylase (Phosphatidylserine decarboxylase is synthesized as a single chain precursor. Generation of the pyruvoyl active site from a Ser is coupled to cleavage of a Gly-Ser bond between the larger (beta) and smaller (alpha chains). It is an integral membrane protein.): MSDRLAVLPQYLMPKGAMTRLAGRLAGAELGGFTTWTIKRFIAKYGVNMAEAAESDPTVYPTFNDFFTRALKPGARPLADAPLICPVDGAISQFGPIRADQIFQAKGHQYSTTALLGGDEQLGAQFRDGHFATIYLSPRDYHRIHMPCAGRLVRMVHVPGDLFSVNPTTARGVPGLFARNERVVCLFEGEHGPWVLVLVGATIVGSMATVWHGVVNPPRPGRLRTWHYENEHFSYAQGQEMGRFLLGSTVVLLFPKDLPMQFNAQWQPGGAVLVGQPMATLG; the protein is encoded by the coding sequence GTGTCCGATCGCCTTGCCGTCCTGCCTCAATACCTGATGCCCAAGGGAGCCATGACCCGGCTCGCCGGTCGGCTGGCGGGCGCGGAGCTGGGCGGCTTCACGACCTGGACGATCAAGCGCTTCATCGCCAAGTACGGCGTGAACATGGCCGAGGCGGCCGAGTCCGATCCGACCGTCTACCCGACCTTCAACGACTTCTTCACGCGGGCGCTGAAGCCGGGCGCCCGCCCGCTGGCGGACGCGCCGCTGATCTGCCCGGTCGACGGCGCGATCAGCCAGTTCGGGCCGATCCGCGCGGACCAGATCTTCCAGGCCAAGGGCCACCAGTACTCGACCACCGCGCTGCTCGGCGGCGATGAGCAACTGGGCGCGCAGTTCCGCGACGGCCACTTCGCGACGATCTACCTGAGCCCGCGCGACTACCACCGCATCCACATGCCCTGCGCGGGCCGCCTCGTGCGCATGGTGCATGTGCCGGGCGACCTCTTCTCGGTGAACCCGACGACGGCGCGCGGCGTGCCGGGCCTGTTCGCCCGCAACGAGCGCGTGGTCTGCCTGTTCGAAGGCGAGCACGGCCCCTGGGTGCTGGTGCTGGTGGGCGCGACCATCGTCGGTTCGATGGCCACGGTCTGGCACGGCGTCGTCAATCCGCCGCGCCCGGGGCGGTTGCGCACCTGGCACTACGAGAACGAGCACTTCAGCTACGCGCAGGGTCAGGAGATGGGCAGATTCCTGCTCGGTTCCACCGTCGTGCTGCTGTTCCCGAAGGACCTGCCGATGCAGTTCAACGCGCAGTGGCAGCCGGGCGGCGCGGTGCTGGTCGGCCAGCCGATGGCCACCCTGGGCTGA
- a CDS encoding tryptophan--tRNA ligase, translating into MTLRVLTGITTTGTLHLGNYVGAVRRAIAASREPGAESFFFMADYHALIKCDEPARIEASRLQIAATWLAAGLDTSRVVFYRQSDIPEIPELTWLLTCVTSKGQMNRAHAYKASVDANVAAGEDPDAGITMGLYSYPILMAADILMFNAHRVPVGKDQVQHIEMARDVAQRFNHTFKTELFTLPDASVDEEMELLPGLDGRKMSKSYDNSIPLFEGGEKALREAISKIVTDSRLPGEPKETEGSHLVQIYDAFATPEQRKAFRAALQAGLAWGEAKDQLFALINAEIGPMRAKYEALMANPEKIEEILMEGAAKARAIAGPLLAQAREAVGLRRFKALAAPVVQAVKAKSTAPAFKQYREADGLFYFKLLAADGTLLLQSTGLSQGKEAGQWVARLKREGAAALGEAPVARETGDDVLLPALEALVAAELEAAAAKG; encoded by the coding sequence ATGACCCTGCGTGTCCTGACCGGCATCACGACCACCGGCACCCTGCACCTCGGCAACTATGTCGGCGCGGTGCGCCGCGCCATCGCGGCCAGCCGCGAGCCCGGCGCCGAGAGCTTCTTCTTCATGGCCGACTACCACGCGCTGATCAAGTGCGACGAGCCGGCCCGCATCGAGGCCTCGCGCCTGCAGATCGCCGCGACCTGGCTGGCCGCCGGCCTGGACACGAGCCGGGTCGTCTTCTACCGCCAGAGCGACATCCCCGAGATCCCCGAGCTGACCTGGCTGCTGACCTGCGTCACGTCCAAGGGCCAGATGAACCGCGCCCATGCGTACAAGGCCTCCGTCGACGCCAACGTCGCCGCGGGCGAGGACCCGGACGCGGGCATCACGATGGGCCTGTACAGCTATCCGATCCTGATGGCCGCGGACATCCTGATGTTCAACGCGCATCGCGTGCCGGTGGGCAAGGACCAGGTCCAGCACATCGAGATGGCGCGCGACGTCGCGCAGCGCTTCAACCACACCTTCAAGACGGAGCTCTTCACGCTGCCCGACGCCAGCGTGGACGAGGAGATGGAGCTGCTGCCCGGCCTGGACGGGCGCAAGATGTCCAAGAGCTACGACAACTCGATCCCGCTGTTCGAAGGCGGCGAGAAGGCGTTGCGCGAGGCGATCTCGAAGATCGTCACCGACTCGCGTCTGCCCGGCGAACCCAAGGAGACCGAGGGCTCGCACCTCGTCCAGATCTACGACGCGTTCGCGACGCCGGAGCAGCGCAAGGCGTTCCGCGCGGCGCTGCAGGCCGGCCTGGCCTGGGGCGAGGCCAAGGACCAGCTGTTCGCCCTGATCAATGCGGAGATCGGCCCGATGCGCGCGAAGTACGAGGCGCTGATGGCCAATCCCGAGAAGATCGAGGAGATCCTGATGGAAGGCGCCGCCAAGGCCCGCGCGATCGCGGGTCCGCTGCTGGCGCAGGCGCGCGAGGCCGTCGGCCTGCGTCGCTTCAAGGCCCTGGCCGCGCCGGTCGTCCAGGCCGTCAAGGCGAAGTCGACCGCGCCGGCGTTCAAGCAGTACCGCGAAGCCGACGGGCTCTTCTACTTCAAGCTGCTCGCGGCCGACGGCACGCTGCTGCTGCAGAGCACCGGCCTGTCGCAAGGCAAGGAAGCCGGGCAGTGGGTCGCCCGGCTCAAGCGCGAAGGCGCGGCGGCGTTGGGCGAGGCGCCGGTGGCCAGGGAGACCGGCGACGACGTGCTGCTGCCCGCGCTGGAGGCGCTCGTGGCCGCCGAGCTGGAAGCCGCCGCGGCGAAGGGCTGA
- a CDS encoding AMP-binding protein, whose product MSTTTRLPADSLALQRLYAWELDTPDRVTLRQPMGGGVVKDFTWKEVADQARRMAAHLKTLGLEQGWEPGARVAILSKNCAWWLMSDLAIWMAGYVSVPLYPTLAPDTIHQILSHSEARLLFVGKLDGWEGMRPGVPLGLTCISYPVSPDDVQDTYDHWDAICAETQPLKGKPIRAADDLATIIYTSGTTGTPKGVMHSFGNFSWAIATGLKRIPLSESDRMLSYLPLAHVVERALVEHGWLHTGMTVYFAESLDTFAADLQRARPTVFFSVPRLWTKFQQGVQAKLPQPKLDLLLKLPIVGNLVRKKVLKALGLNECTFAAGGAAPMPVALLKWYRTLGLSINEGYGMTENLALSHITVPGRDQIGSVGPAYDGVQTRLDPITGELQMKSQALMLGYYKQPELTAETLTADGWLKTGDKAEISDKGALAGCVRITGRVKDLFKTSKGKYVSPAPIEDRLSTNPAIEACAVTGANFVHPVGIAMLSPEAAARDRAGLEKELAEHLEKVNARLDPHEQLECLIVTATPWTVDNGLITPTFKVRRNRVDEVYGPRLEKWIAQRRKVIWAD is encoded by the coding sequence ATGTCCACGACGACCCGCCTGCCTGCCGACTCCCTGGCGCTGCAACGCCTCTATGCCTGGGAGCTCGACACGCCGGACCGGGTCACGCTGCGCCAGCCCATGGGCGGCGGCGTGGTCAAGGACTTCACCTGGAAAGAGGTCGCCGATCAGGCCCGCCGCATGGCGGCCCACCTGAAGACGCTGGGTCTCGAACAAGGCTGGGAACCCGGCGCCCGCGTCGCCATCCTGTCCAAGAACTGCGCCTGGTGGCTGATGAGCGACCTCGCGATCTGGATGGCCGGCTATGTCAGCGTGCCGCTGTATCCGACGCTCGCGCCCGACACCATCCACCAGATCCTCAGCCACAGCGAAGCCAGGCTGCTGTTCGTCGGCAAGCTCGACGGCTGGGAAGGCATGCGCCCCGGCGTGCCGCTCGGCCTGACCTGCATCTCCTATCCGGTCTCCCCCGACGACGTGCAGGACACCTACGACCACTGGGACGCGATCTGCGCGGAGACCCAGCCGCTCAAGGGCAAGCCCATCCGCGCCGCCGACGACCTGGCCACCATCATCTACACCTCCGGCACGACGGGCACGCCCAAGGGAGTGATGCATTCGTTCGGCAACTTCTCGTGGGCCATCGCCACGGGGCTCAAGCGCATCCCGCTGAGCGAGAGCGATCGCATGCTGTCCTACCTGCCGCTGGCGCACGTCGTCGAACGCGCGCTGGTCGAACACGGCTGGCTCCACACCGGCATGACGGTCTACTTCGCCGAGAGCCTGGACACCTTCGCCGCGGACCTGCAGCGCGCGCGGCCGACGGTGTTCTTCTCCGTGCCGCGGCTGTGGACCAAGTTCCAGCAGGGCGTGCAGGCCAAGCTGCCGCAACCCAAGCTGGATCTGCTGCTCAAGCTGCCCATCGTCGGCAACCTGGTGCGCAAGAAAGTGCTGAAGGCGCTGGGCCTGAACGAGTGCACCTTCGCCGCCGGCGGCGCCGCGCCGATGCCGGTCGCGCTGCTGAAGTGGTACCGCACGCTGGGCCTGTCGATCAACGAGGGCTACGGCATGACCGAGAACCTCGCGCTGTCGCACATCACCGTGCCGGGCCGCGATCAGATCGGCAGCGTCGGTCCCGCCTACGACGGCGTGCAGACGCGGCTGGATCCGATCACCGGCGAGCTGCAGATGAAGAGCCAGGCGCTGATGCTGGGCTACTACAAGCAGCCCGAGCTGACCGCGGAGACGCTCACCGCCGACGGCTGGCTGAAGACCGGCGACAAGGCGGAGATCTCCGACAAGGGCGCGCTCGCCGGCTGCGTGCGCATTACCGGCCGGGTGAAGGACCTGTTCAAGACCAGCAAGGGCAAGTACGTGTCGCCCGCGCCGATCGAGGACCGCCTCTCGACGAACCCCGCCATCGAGGCCTGCGCGGTCACGGGCGCGAACTTCGTGCATCCGGTCGGGATCGCGATGCTCTCGCCCGAGGCCGCCGCGCGCGATCGCGCCGGGCTGGAGAAGGAACTCGCCGAGCATCTGGAGAAGGTCAACGCGCGACTCGATCCGCACGAGCAGCTCGAGTGCCTGATCGTGACGGCGACGCCTTGGACCGTGGACAACGGCCTGATCACGCCGACCTTCAAGGTGCGCCGCAACCGCGTCGACGAGGTCTACGGCCCGCGTCTGGAAAAGTGGATCGCGCAGCGCCGGAAAGTCATCTGGGCCGACTGA
- a CDS encoding YkvA family protein: MKRGSLKRWAALLKGELLTVFYAARDPEAPWLARFVAIAVAAYALSPIDLIPDFIPVLGLLDDLILVPLGFWLVLRLMPPQVIARARLRAAEQRGRLPRNLKVGMAIVVLWVLLMVLLVMWLIGRGGAPAGVV, translated from the coding sequence ATGAAACGCGGATCCCTCAAGCGCTGGGCCGCCCTGCTCAAGGGCGAGCTGCTCACCGTCTTCTACGCGGCACGCGATCCGGAGGCGCCTTGGCTGGCGCGCTTCGTGGCGATCGCGGTCGCCGCCTACGCGCTCAGCCCGATCGACCTGATCCCGGACTTCATTCCGGTGCTGGGCCTGCTCGACGATCTGATCCTGGTGCCGCTGGGCTTCTGGCTGGTGCTCCGGCTGATGCCGCCGCAGGTGATCGCACGGGCCCGCCTGCGCGCCGCCGAACAGCGCGGCCGGCTGCCGCGCAACCTCAAGGTCGGCATGGCCATCGTGGTGCTGTGGGTGCTGCTGATGGTGCTGCTCGTCATGTGGCTGATCGGCCGCGGCGGCGCGCCGGCCGGCGTTGTCTGA